From the genome of Corallococcus macrosporus DSM 14697:
TCGCACCGTGAGCATCGGCAGGGGCACCGGCCGCACCATGTTCCGCACCACCGGCGCACCACGGCCAGTCGAAGCAGTGGAAACGGTGCCAACCGGCACCGCTCGCGCTGCCTGGGAAGCGCCAATCCCTTCCGGAGGTTGCGAGCCGGTGACAGAGCCTGCGAACTCCTGCCAACCCGCCCCACCCCGGTTGCGGACCGAGAGGCCGCAGGTTCGACTCCTGCCAGGACCACTTTTCTACTCAGTCATTGCGCATGGTTGGCCACGGCCTCTGCCTGTGTTGCACGTATGTCGCACGCGGGCGCAAGCGGGAGGTCCAGCACTCGCACCGCGTGACGACGCGTGTCGGGACGGAGGTGGGCATACCGCTCCGTCATGCCGATGGTGGCGTGCTCCATCAGCTCTTGGATGACCTTCAGCACGTCGCGCGGACGACGCTCCAATGGATCCCGGCGCAGGCTCCCGGCGTGCGTTGACGAAGCAGCCGACCGTATGACGGCGGCCCTCAAGCCCTCTTGCTACCGCTGATTCACCACCGGCACGGCGCCAGCCGTCAGACCGGCCGGGAGACTGTGTTCCTCGGGCCTCATGTCGGGGCACGCACGGGAGGCGTGTATGCACAGGAAGCGAAGCTGTCTGGCGGCGCTGCTGCTGTTGCTATTACCGATGAAGGGATGGGCCTCGGAGCCTCCTGCTCCGGAGGAAAAGGCAGCCACAGCCCCGTCTGTAGCTCCCGCGCGCAAGTGGCACTCCCTGACGCGCGTGGAAGTCACGTCGCTGGCGCTCCTGCCTCGCGCTGGCGTGGGAGAGGACGAGGGCTTCGTGCAGGTGGAGCCCACCTTCATCCTCGACGGAGGGTCCGAGTTCGGCGTCAACCTGGGGGCGCCCGTGCGCTTCCGTCTGTGGGGAGGGAACGGTGACGGGGCCCCTGTGCGTCGCGAGGACTGGGACTCTCTCTCGGACTGGGGACAGCTCGTTCGCGGCCTCCTGTTGGGTTCGGACAACGCGCCCATGGGCATCTGGTTCGGCCCGCTGGAGGAACACCGGCTCCTCTCCGGGCATCTCGTCCGCCGATACTCCAACCGCACGAATCCGGACTACCACCCGGCGGGAGGCATCTTCACTGGCGCGGCTGGCCCCCTCTACACGGAAGCCTTCGCCTCCGACGTGTTGGGCGCGCGGCTGATGGGCGCGGAGGTGGCCCTGGACATGGAGCACCTCCTCTTTGGCCAGCCGAAGCAGCGGGGCCGGTACACGCTCGCGGTGTCCGCCGTCCATGACTGGGGGCGAACTGGAGGGGCGGCGCCGTCACTAACGCTGGCCCACCTGGACGCCATGGCGGTGGTGGTGGCGCGGCCCGGCATGGAGGCTTACGTGAATGCCGGGTGGGGCGGTCGTCCCGGACAGGGCGGTGCCTGGGGCGCAGTCGTGGGGGGCGGGGTGGACTCCCTCTCCGAGAGGTTCAACCTCCGCCTTCGGCTGGAGGCGAGGCGCCAGCATGGCGGCTTCCGGCAGGGCTTCTTCGGCGCGGACTACGAGCTGGCTCGCTTCCAGGCGGCGGGCCCTGACGGCGTGCCGCTCGCGGAGGCGCACTTCCCGGACGGCTACTCCGCATTCGCGGAAGCCCTCGTGGAGTGGGATGCCGTCAGCTACGGCGGGCTCTACAAGCACTTGAAGTTGTCGCTGGGGGCGGAGGCGTTCTCCTGGGGCCGCTTCGACGTGGACGGCCGTGTTGCGGTGCAGCTCCTCGAGCGTGCGCTGGAAGTGGCGCTGAAGGGCCTCGCCGTTGGGGCTGGGAAGCCCGGGGCGCGCTACCTGGGAGCGGCGGAGGTCCGCTGGAGGTTTCTGGGCGGGAAGCTCTACGCGATGGGGACAGGTGGCACGCTGCACTTCCCCACGGCGGAAGGGACGCTGCGGCCTGGGGCCTTCGCCTCGGTGGGGCTGGGGGTGGACAATGCGCGCTGATGCCCTGCTCGTGGCCGTGGTGCTTGCCACGGGATGCGCGTCGGTGCCGCAGCCTCCCGTGCGAAGCGGCACGCTGAGCTACACGCCTCACGGGGCGACAGCCTCCGAGTGGGCGGACGTGCTGAGTGACGAGCTTCCTCATTCCTTCGGCGCTTCTCCGTACTGCCTCGCGAGCTCTGGGGCTGGGCAGCGCCTGTTCCGTCATGTCGGGCCACGAGGCGACGCAACGAAGGCCGCACCTGGCACCGCATCTGGAGCTGTCGGAGGCATGGGCCCGCAGGCCGCCCCGGCGCGTCAAGCCGTCCTCGACGCCATTGATGAAGTGAAGCGCACCCTGGAGCGGAGCGAAGCGACGCGCTCCCGGCTCACCTCGCGCTCGCCTGCTCCTGGGGGCCGGAGGCTCGACGGTGTCTTCGCGCGCTATCTCGACCATGGCACCAACCAACTGACGTGGCTCCGAGGAACGCTGGCGAATGCCACCGCGCTGGCGGGAGTGGCCTCGGAGGTGGAGGACTCGGACATGGCGCTGGGCGTCCTGCGCATGGTGGGGCCTCGGCTCCAGGCCGCGATGTTCGGAGCCCTGCTGCTGGCCACGTGGGTGGACTTCCTGCAACTCGCTGATGCCTTGCTCCGCGACTGTCCCATGTGCGGCTCCGAGAAGCTGTTCGCGGACCTGCACCGCGTTCAAGGCAAGCTGACTCCGACGCTGGCGGACCTCTCATCGGGGGACTCGGAGCGCATCGAGGCAGCGACGACCGCGATGCCCGTGCTGATGGGGGAGCTGACCCACGAGTTCGACACGATTCGTCGGGAGGCGCGCTCGGCCATGGAGGTGGGTGGCAAAGTCATGGTGGCGGCGCAGGTGATGGAGTTGCTCGCCCTGGTTTCCACGCTGAAGGTGTCACTCCCCCGGCCACCGCCAGCCGCCCCCGCGACGCTCGGCGTGGGCATCGTCATGAGGTCGGGAGGCGTCATGGCGGGCTCGCGGCTCGTCGTCTCGGCGGAGTGGGTGGAGATGATGCGCGGGCTGGTGCAGGCGGGCGTCATTTCCCTCCCCGCCGTCAGCGCCGCGGTCCGCATCCACAGTGGGCAGGTGATGATGGCCCAGGCGCACCAAGATTTGCCCGAGGGCGTGCGTGAGGCACTGGGGGACAGCCCCGAGGTGCGAGGCATGCGCGTGACGGGCAAGGCCGGTGCGGGCATGGCCGAGGCTCCGAAGCACCACGTCCTACCGAAGGAGCACCGCGAGTGGTTCGAGGCGCGTGGCTTCAAGGGTGACATGGACATCGACCAGTTCTGTGTCCGGCTGGAGCAGGCCCACCACGAGGCGATTCACGGAGGGGGAAACTGGAAGATGGGGCGCATGTGGCCTGACGAGTGGAGCAGAAGGATCATGCGCGCGCTCCAAGATGCTGAAGTCAGCGCCGGGAGGCCGCTGACGCGAAATGCGATCCTCAAGATCGTCGGTAAGAATATGAAGGCCTACGATATTCCAATGAACTTCACTCCCGGGAGAAGCCGATGACCGATGGACGTTCGTGGGAGGGGAATTGGATCGCCCGCATGTATGAGCGCGTCCGTGAGCGGGGGTACGACTCGGTCACCGCCTTTGCTGAAGATCGTCCCACGGCATCCCTGGTCGCTCTTGCAGAGGAGCTTGGCCCGGACGACGTTGCTGGCGTCCAGGTGTTCAAAGGGTTGGTCGCTGAGGCTGAGCGCAGCAAGAAGCTCACTCGATTGGCTCGCGGACAGCTTGTTCGCGAACTGTCGGAGGTCATCGCCAACGGCTGGCCATCTGTGCTGGATGATGATGCCCGCTTGGAGGTCGCGATAGCACTTGGCCAATGGTCGGCATACACCCCGGAACCCCTCGTGGAGCGTGTAAGGAGTGCTAGCGGCGCGCTCCTCGCCAATCCGCCTCCGGCCGGCTGGCGCCCGCTCGGTCCTGACGATGAGCTTCTTCGGACGCTCCTCCCCGACGAAGAAGTGTGACCAACGGCGGTGGACTCGCACGGGCGCTGAGTACTCGTCAGGCTCGCGAGCGTTATGGCCACACTCGCTTGCCCCAGCCTCGGGAATACGAGGGGCCGAGCCATCCCCAGCTCGGCCCCGTTCTATACGGGTTGAAGACAGTCTCCATCAGCCCCCCGCCATGTTGCACGTATGTCGCATGACCCCGCGGAACGCGTTGGAACCTGGCGGGACGTCGGGGTCCTGAACGGGAGTCGAATCCGAGGTTCTCCGAGCGGATGCGAGGTAAGGGCGCGACTCTGCTGGGTATGCGCACCGACCGGCCGCAGGTTCGACTCCTGCCAGGACCACTTCTCCTTTGTCGGGTGCCCCGTGGGTATGGCAAGTGGGGGCCTCGCCGTCATGGATGAGGCGACCTCCCTCGTGCTGGACACGCCGTGAACCCGGTCACCCTGCAAATCAACCTCGCGCCCACGGACCATCCGCACGCGCGCCTCATCCTCCCGCATCAGCTCCGCCAGCTCGGGCCCTCCGTGCAGGAGGTGCTGCTGGTGCTGGACCTGCATCGCAGCAAGGGGAGCCGCTTCGCGGGCGCCTGGGAGGAGCGCAAGCCGAAGATGGACGCGCTGCTCGCGGCGCTGACGTCCACGGACCCGCGCATCCGCGTGGCGGAGGTGGATTACTCACCCGCGACCACGAAGGCGCTCGCCGAGCAGTTCTTCGGGGGCACCCGGCTGCCGATGAAGGACTCGCGCGGCGGTCCCTTCCACTCCTATTTCTTCGGACTCGCCGCGGCGAAGCATCCGCAGGTGCTGCACCTGGACGCGGACATGCTCATCGGCGGCGCCTCCCGCTCCTGGATGGCGGAGGCGGCCGCGCAGCTCGCGTCACGCGAAGAGCTGGTGAGCTGCAGCCCGCTGTCAGGCCCACCGCGCGCGGACGGCACGATTGCGGGAGACCCGCGCTGGTACGAGCCGGATGCCCTGGGCACGCACGCCTTCCGCTTCCGGCGCTTCAGCAGCCGCGCCTTCTTCGTGGACCGTGACGCGCTGGTTCGCCGGGTGGGCGCGCTCCGGGCGAAGCTGGCGCCGCCCATTCACGTGCTGCGGGCATTGCGCGCGGGCAACCCGCCGTATCGCGAGCCGGAGAACCTCATCACCCGGAGGCTCAAGGGCCAGGGCCTGTGGCGGCTGGACTTCCTGGGCGCCGCGCCGGGATTGTGGACGCTGCATCCCCAGTACCGCTCGCCCACGTTCTACGCGCGACTGCCCGAGCTGATTTCGCGCGTGGAGTCGGGTGACATGCCCGACGCACAGCGCGGCCAGGAGAACGTGCAGGACTGCCTGGTGGACTGGTCCGACGTGCGGGCCGCGCGGCGCAAGTGGTGGCGGCGCGGGTAGCGCGAACACCTCCGCCCGCGCCGGGAGAGGTCAGCCCAGCGGCGACTCGGAGGTGATGATGCCGTCCACGTCCGCGTAGACGTAGTGACCGGGCCGGAAGACGACGCCCGCGAAGCGGACCTCCACGTCACGCTGGCCTTCGTTGCGCTTGAGGCTCTTGAGCGGGTGCGTGCCCAGCGCCTTGACGCCAAGGCGCATGCGGCCCACGTCCTCCGCGTCACGGATGCAGCCGTTCACCACCACGCCCGCCCAGCCGTTCTGCTGGCCGAGCAGCGCGAGCTGGTCGCCCACGAGCGCGCAGCGGCGGCTGCCTCCGCCGTCCACCACCAGCACCCGGCCCTGGCCAGGCTCCTCCAGGGCCTTGCGCACCAGCGAGTTGTCCTCGGGCGCGCGCACCGTGCTGATGGGACCGGCGAAGGTCCGGACGCCGCCGTAGTCGTGGAAGCCGGGCTCGGCAATCTGGATCTGCGGCGAGCCCGCGTGGGCGTCGCAGAGGTCTGCCGTCTTGAAGTCGGTGAGCGTGCTCATGGGCCCAGAGCCTTCTCAGGCAGCGGGGAAGACGCAACGCCCAGGGCGCTCGGGCCGTCCCCGGTCCGTTGCAACGTGAACGCACCCCGCTGCGTCGCGTGGGTGGACGTCGCGCGGCGCGGCACGAGGGCTCCGCGCCGCTGGACGCGTGGATTCGCAACCGTCTGGGCGGCCCGGCCGTTGGGCGGGGGAGCGGGCGTCGCCGAGGCCCTCAAGTTGGGTCTGATTTACAAAAATGACGGTTTCTTCCGTCCTTCCGGGGACTGTCCATAATGTGTCGGCGGCGGCACGAAGAAGCGAGGGGCATGGGGGCGGGCGTGCGGGGACACAGCTTGCGTCGTGCCGCATGTTATGGAACGCGCCATGAACCACGCTCACAGTCAGGCTCTCTTCGCTCGCGCGCAGGCTCGCATTCCCGGCGGAGTGAATTCTCCGGTGCGCGCCTTCCGGGGCGTTGGCGGCGACCCTGTCTTCTTCCGTGAAGGCGCCGGTGCCTGGCTCACGGATGTGGACGGCAACCGCTACGTCGACCTCGTGGGGAGCTGGGGGCCGCTCATCCTGGGCCACGCGTATCCGCCCATCGTGGACGCCATCATCGAAGCCGCGCGCCGGGGCTCGTCCTTTGGCGCGCCGCACGCGGGCGAGGTCGAGTTCGCGGAGCTCATCTGCGCCACCATGCCCGCGGTGGAGATGGTGCGGCTGGTCTCCAGCGGCACCGAGGCCACGGTGGCGGCCATCCGCGTCGCGCGGGGCTTCACCGGCCGCGAGCACATCCTCAAGTTCGAGGGCTGCTTCCACGGCGCGGGGGACCCGTTCCTGGTGAAGGCGGGCAGCGGCGTGGAGACGCTGGGCCTGCCGGACTCGCCGGGCGTGCCGTCGGCGCTGGCGAAGCTCACGCTCACCGCGCCGTTCAACGACCTGGCGGCGGTGGAGCGCATCTTCGCGGAGAAGGGCCAGGACATCGCCTGCGCCATCATCGAGCCGGTGGTGGGCAACATGGGCGTGCTGGTGCCCAGGCCGGGCTATCTCGAAGGGCTGCAGGCGCTCTGCCAGAAGCACGGCGTGCTGCTGGTGCTGGACGAGGTGATGACGGGCTTCCGCCTGGCCCGTGGCGGCGCGCAGGAGCTGTACGGCCTCAAGCCGGACCTCACCACCATGGCCAAGGTGGTGGGCGGGGGCATGCCGCTGGGCGCGTACGGTGGCCGCCGCGACATCATGGAGAAGGTGGCGCCCGCGGGGCCGGTGTACCAGTCCGGCACGCTGTCCGGGAACCCGGTGGCGGTGGCGGCGGGCCTGGCGTGCCTCAAGGCGCTGGCGGCGCCCGGCACCTACGCGCGGCTGGAGGAGGTGAGCCGCATGCTGGAGGTCGGGCTGCTCGCCGAGGCGAAGGCCGCGGAGGTGCCCGTCACCATCAACCGCGTGGGCAGCATGCTCACGGTGTTCTTCACCGGTGAGCCCGTCTACGACTACACCAGCGCGAAGCAGGCGGACACGGCGCGCTTCGGCGAGTTCTTCCACGCCATGTTGAACGAAGGTGTCTACCTGCCGCCCAGCCAGTTCGAGGCGGCGTTCGTGTCGCTGGCCATTGGCGAGCCGGAAGTCGCGCACGTGCTCGCGGCGGCGAGAAAGGCCTTCCGTTCGCTTGGCAAGACCGGTTGAGCCCGCGCCCCTCGAGGGGCCCGTTCGCTTCGGTCCCTATACCCTCGCGCGCCGCATTGGCGCCGGGGGCATGGGAGAGGTGTTCCTCGCGCGCGAGGAGTCGCCGCGCCGCGCCTGTGTGGTGAAGAAGGTCCTGCCGCAGCTCATGGCGAGCCCGCAGTTCGCCGGACGCTTCCGGGACGAGGCCCGCGTGGTGGTGCGGCTGCACCACCCGAACATCGCGCGCGTGTACGCCATGGGCGAGGTGGACGGGCAGCTCTACCTGTCCATGGAGTACGTGCAGGGCAAGACGCTCAGCCGGCTGACGTACCGGCTGCGGCAGCTCGGGCGGACGCTGCCGCTGGGCATCCTGCTCCACCTGGGGCAGCGGCTCTGCGAGGGCCTGGCCTACGCGCACGACGCGACGGACGAGAACGGCCACCCGCTGCACCTGGTCCACCGGGATTTGTCTCCCGCGAACGTGTGCATCAGCTACGCGGGCGAGGTGAAGATCATCGACTTCGGCGCGGCGCAGTCCACGCTGAAGGAGCAGCAGACGGCGCCCCGGGTGGTGATTGGGAACCTGACGTACATGGCGCCGGAGCAGGCGCGGAAGCGCTTCGTGGACCGGCGCGCGGACGTGTACGCGGTGGGCGCGCTGCTGTGGGAGTTGTTCGCGTGGCGGCCGCTGGCGCAGCGGGGCGATCCGGTGGAGCGGTGGCGGCGCGCGGCGTACCCGCAGTGGGAGCCGGCGGGGCACTTCCGCCAGGGCGTGCCCGCCAGCGTGGACGCGTTCCTGATGCGCGCGCTGGCCTCCGAGCCCGACAACCGCTTCCCGGACGCGGCCGCCATGGGCGCGGAGCTGGCGCGGATGAAGGCGAAGCTGGCGCCCAACGTGGGGGATGCGGAGCTCGCGAAGGTCATCGCGGCCGCGTTCCCTCGGGAGAAGAAGGCGGAGGAGCTCGTGCTCCGGGAGTTGCTGCGCGAGCCGCGCTCCCGTGCGCTCACCGAGCCAGCGCTGGCCACCGTGTTGGCGCCCCCCACCGCGCTCGCCTTCGAGCACGGCGGCATCGACGCGCCCGAGGACTTCGTCCCCGCCGAGCAGGGGGACGCGGATGGCGCGAAGGCGCAGGGCGCTCCCGACGCGCGCGGTGGCGACGCGGACGAGGGCGAAGCCACGGTGCGCGGCGCTCCCGCCGCGCGCGGTGCAGATGCGGCCGAAGCAACAGTCCGTGGTGTCCGTGAGAGGCCGTCCCCTCTCGGGCAGGGTGCGGACGAGGAAGGACTCGAAGCCACGGTGCATGGAGGCGGCGCAAGGCCGTCCACTTCAGGGCAGGGTGCAGACGAGGAAGGGCACGAAACGACGGTGCGCGGGGCCGCTGAGCGGCCGCCCGATACGCTCCAGGCCGTCAGCGGGCGAGTCGGCACAGCGTTGTATGGCACGGAGGACGAGTCCACCGTGGTGGAAGGCGGCGCCTCGCGGACACCCCGCGGACCGCCCAGCGCCGACCCCGGTGGCCCCGCGAGCGCGCGCCACGACGCCGACGATGAAGCCACCGTCGTTCAACCGGGGCGCAGGTCTGGCGCGGATGGAATGCCCGCTGCCGCTCCCGGTGATGGTGAGTCCACGCTCGTTCATCCCGCGCGAGGCACGGCCGCGAGCGCACCCGGCGACGCGGACGAGGAGACCACCGTCGTTCAGCCCGAGCGCGCCCGATTGGCCGCGGGCAATCAGGTCGCCTCGCAGTCCCACGGGGGCGGCGAGCCACGGCCCGCACCCGCGGAGGCGCAGCGCCCGGGCATCCCCTCTCCCGCGGGGGAATCCGCGAACGGCGCCAGCACGGCCGGAGACGCCGCGGCCACCGAGGCCGTTGACGCCGCGAAGCTGATGGTCGCCCTTGAACGGGCGGAGGCCGCTCGCAACGAGACCGCCCGTGCCACGGCATCCGAGGACGTCACCGTGACCGAGGTGAACCCCTCCAGGGCGCTCCACGCGCAGCGCCGGGCCACCCGCGAGACGCAGGTGGGCTTCGGCGTGGACATCTCCCAGTCGGTGGACGCGGCGGCCGTGGAGGCCCGTCGCCTGGAGTTGGTCCGCGCCATCACCGGGGACGAGGCGCTCCCCATCCCCGAGGCGGACAAGCCCTCCGGCATCTGGCGCCTCGGAAGGCGCGCCTGGCTCGCGGCGGGGCTCTTCACGGGCGCGTGTGCCCTGGGGCTCGCGCTGGCGTGGGCCCTGTCCTGAGTCCTGCTCGGAGCGTCAGCTCCCCCACGGCAGCCGGTAGCTGAAGCCCAGGCTGATGGTGGCGGTGTCAATCCAGTTGCTGGTGAAGCCGTCGCCGAACTGCTCCTCGTCATCGTCCGACGTGCCGCGCGCGCCGCCGCCCAGGTAGCGCAGGTTGAGGAACGCATCCACGTTCTCCGTGATGCGCACGCCCCCGCGCAGGGACGCGTCCAGCAGCGCGCCCGTGGTGTTGGAGTCACTGTCGCCGTTGATGATGGCCGTGGGCGCGTAGCTGCCGTCCGCCTCGAAGCCCAGCCACCAGCCGCCGCCCAGGCCCCAGCGCCCGCGCACCTTCAGCAGCGGCACCGGCCCCACGTCCCGCGCGGTCCGCCGCAGCGTGCCGTCCGCGGAGGTGAAGACGTAGTTCGCGTTGCGGAGCTGCAGCGACACACCGACGGACAGCTCCCGGTCTGGTCCGGACAGCAGGTCATACAGGTAGCTGGCCCGGTAGAACGGGAAGCTGTAGCCCACGTCCAGCGGCGTGCCCGCCGGGAAGTCCAGCGCGTCGATGCGCACGTCCCGCTTGAGCACCACCTGCGTGTCGATGGCCAGCGGTTGGTAGAGGAACACCACCGAGTGCCGGCCCTTCAACGTCAGCTCGGCCGACAGCCGCATGAAGTTGTAGAGGTTGGTCTGTCCACCGTCGTCCGTGTAACGGAACAGGGTGCCGTCACTGCCCTGGCGCAGGCTGTGGGCCAGCACGTCCAGGAAGCCCATCTCCCCCACGAACTTCAGTTGCACCCGAGGCTCGTCCGGAGGCGTGGGCGCCTGGGCCTGGACGGTGAAGGTGCTCAGACTGACAAGGATTCCGAAGACGGCGGCATGGCGGTGCATTCCTGCTCCTCGCGAGGGGATTTGGGCCCCGGACGCGCGAGCTTCAAGTGCGTTACCAACCTTCGTGCGCCGCCATGCCGGGTGTGTCCAACGGGAGATAGAGCCGGAACGTGGTGCCCTGGCCCGGCTGGGACTCCAAGGCCACGCGGCCCTGGTGGGACTCGATGATGCGCTTCACCACCGCCAGCCCCAGCCCCGTGCCCTTGGCCTTGGTGGTGAAGAAGGGCTCGAAGATGCGCGCGCGCACGTCGGGAGAGATGCCCGGCCCGCTGTCGGCGAACTGCACTTCGACTTCCGGTGTCCCTGTCGCCCGCCGGACGCTCGCGCGCAGCATGCCGCCCTGGGGCATGGCCTGTACGGCGTTGATGGCGAGGTTGAGGAAGGCCTGGCGCATCATCCGCTCGTCCACTGTCACGGAGGGGACATCCTCCGCCAGGTCCATCTCCACGCGCACCTGGCCCGGGGCCTCCGCCAGCGCGCCCCGCACCGCGTCCTCCACCAGCGGCGACAGCGGCACGGCATAAGGGGGCGGCGCGGGTGGCCGCGCGAAGGTGAGCAGGTCCGCGACGATGCGGTTGAGCCGGTCCGACTCCTCCCCGACGATGTCCAGCAGCGGCACCGCCGCGCTGTCCGGCCCGACGATGCGGCGGAGGGACGCCACCGAGTTGAAGATGGCGCCCAGCGGGTTGCGCACCTCGTGGGCCACCACGGCGGACAGCTCGCCCAGCGCGGCCAGCCGCTCGCGGCGCACGAGCTGCGCCTGGGTGCGGGCCAGCTCCACGTAGCTGGCTTGCAGGTCCTCCACCAGCCGGGCGCCCTCGCGCGCCAGGGCCAGCTGGTTGGCGATGGCGCTGGCCCGCTCCACCTCCGCGGGCGTGAAGCGCCGGGGGCGCCGTGTCTCCACCGCCATCATCACGCCCATGGGGCGCTCGTGGACCACCAGGGGGAGCACCAGGAACGCCCGCGCGCCGGGCAGCAGCCGGACCTCCTCGTTGACGCGCAGGTCGGAGCGGACGTCCTCCACCATCACCACCTCGCGCGTGTGGAACGCCACGGACGCGAGCGATGCATCCGCGGGGATGAGCGGCAGGGCATGCCCGCGCAGCTCCGGGGAGGCGCCCGTCATCGCGCGGGGCTGGAGCCGCTCGCCCGGGCCATCCGGCAGGAACACGTAGGCCTCCGACGTGTCCACGATGCGCGCCAGGCTGGTGGCGCCGATGTGCAGCAGCGTGTCCAGCTCCAGCGTGGCCGCCATCGCCTTGGCCACCTCGTGCAGCAGCGCCAGGTCCTCCGCGCGGCCGCGAAGCTCGTGCAGCAGCCGGTGGGATTCAATGGCCGCCGCGAAGTGGCTGCCCATGGCCTGCAGCGTCTCCCGCTCCAGCGGCGTGAGCGGCCG
Proteins encoded in this window:
- a CDS encoding serine/threonine protein kinase; protein product: MGEVFLAREESPRRACVVKKVLPQLMASPQFAGRFRDEARVVVRLHHPNIARVYAMGEVDGQLYLSMEYVQGKTLSRLTYRLRQLGRTLPLGILLHLGQRLCEGLAYAHDATDENGHPLHLVHRDLSPANVCISYAGEVKIIDFGAAQSTLKEQQTAPRVVIGNLTYMAPEQARKRFVDRRADVYAVGALLWELFAWRPLAQRGDPVERWRRAAYPQWEPAGHFRQGVPASVDAFLMRALASEPDNRFPDAAAMGAELARMKAKLAPNVGDAELAKVIAAAFPREKKAEELVLRELLREPRSRALTEPALATVLAPPTALAFEHGGIDAPEDFVPAEQGDADGAKAQGAPDARGGDADEGEATVRGAPAARGADAAEATVRGVRERPSPLGQGADEEGLEATVHGGGARPSTSGQGADEEGHETTVRGAAERPPDTLQAVSGRVGTALYGTEDESTVVEGGASRTPRGPPSADPGGPASARHDADDEATVVQPGRRSGADGMPAAAPGDGESTLVHPARGTAASAPGDADEETTVVQPERARLAAGNQVASQSHGGGEPRPAPAEAQRPGIPSPAGESANGASTAGDAAATEAVDAAKLMVALERAEAARNETARATASEDVTVTEVNPSRALHAQRRATRETQVGFGVDISQSVDAAAVEARRLELVRAITGDEALPIPEADKPSGIWRLGRRAWLAAGLFTGACALGLALAWALS
- the hemL gene encoding glutamate-1-semialdehyde 2,1-aminomutase, producing MNHAHSQALFARAQARIPGGVNSPVRAFRGVGGDPVFFREGAGAWLTDVDGNRYVDLVGSWGPLILGHAYPPIVDAIIEAARRGSSFGAPHAGEVEFAELICATMPAVEMVRLVSSGTEATVAAIRVARGFTGREHILKFEGCFHGAGDPFLVKAGSGVETLGLPDSPGVPSALAKLTLTAPFNDLAAVERIFAEKGQDIACAIIEPVVGNMGVLVPRPGYLEGLQALCQKHGVLLVLDEVMTGFRLARGGAQELYGLKPDLTTMAKVVGGGMPLGAYGGRRDIMEKVAPAGPVYQSGTLSGNPVAVAAGLACLKALAAPGTYARLEEVSRMLEVGLLAEAKAAEVPVTINRVGSMLTVFFTGEPVYDYTSAKQADTARFGEFFHAMLNEGVYLPPSQFEAAFVSLAIGEPEVAHVLAAARKAFRSLGKTG
- a CDS encoding NUDIX hydrolase, producing the protein MTDGRSWEGNWIARMYERVRERGYDSVTAFAEDRPTASLVALAEELGPDDVAGVQVFKGLVAEAERSKKLTRLARGQLVRELSEVIANGWPSVLDDDARLEVAIALGQWSAYTPEPLVERVRSASGALLANPPPAGWRPLGPDDELLRTLLPDEEV
- a CDS encoding ATP-binding protein, whose product is MKTAAEAGAAYGPFDAMSVGVCVIRDGRFVYVNEALVTMSGHPREAVLGEYATLLVPPASAEELDARHARRKRGEPVPTTYETLLRSPEGERRVELTVIPSGLEWVVLVRDVSARARRRSVLQRLAELGASLPSLRTEGEVLRRMFSGVEELELACAWLSPERLGVRLGQTFVPPGMVPPEAAALSGRWVRDIVGQWPPLLKRAWRDGAAYTDELPQEAERFLRGARGALVRQGLQRAGQTRAIAVRVDVEGQPRAVLALVADWLREEELPPVRLFGAQVSAALDAALTISRLSAQNTALAALNRLASVTASAPHAQALFAPGTDEIAGLLGCDAVAVLLPADDGEVELAYARGLDLQTSEDFTRRWRGESLCVQAQREGVPLEREVESCPEDLGEELRRQGFRTVVVVPLRVRSRGVGTLAALFRERRPLTPLERETLQAMGSHFAAAIESHRLLHELRGRAEDLALLHEVAKAMAATLELDTLLHIGATSLARIVDTSEAYVFLPDGPGERLQPRAMTGASPELRGHALPLIPADASLASVAFHTREVVMVEDVRSDLRVNEEVRLLPGARAFLVLPLVVHERPMGVMMAVETRRPRRFTPAEVERASAIANQLALAREGARLVEDLQASYVELARTQAQLVRRERLAALGELSAVVAHEVRNPLGAIFNSVASLRRIVGPDSAAVPLLDIVGEESDRLNRIVADLLTFARPPAPPPYAVPLSPLVEDAVRGALAEAPGQVRVEMDLAEDVPSVTVDERMMRQAFLNLAINAVQAMPQGGMLRASVRRATGTPEVEVQFADSGPGISPDVRARIFEPFFTTKAKGTGLGLAVVKRIIESHQGRVALESQPGQGTTFRLYLPLDTPGMAAHEGW
- the rraA gene encoding ribonuclease E activity regulator RraA, whose amino-acid sequence is MSTLTDFKTADLCDAHAGSPQIQIAEPGFHDYGGVRTFAGPISTVRAPEDNSLVRKALEEPGQGRVLVVDGGGSRRCALVGDQLALLGQQNGWAGVVVNGCIRDAEDVGRMRLGVKALGTHPLKSLKRNEGQRDVEVRFAGVVFRPGHYVYADVDGIITSESPLG
- a CDS encoding DUF2380 domain-containing protein; the encoded protein is MRADALLVAVVLATGCASVPQPPVRSGTLSYTPHGATASEWADVLSDELPHSFGASPYCLASSGAGQRLFRHVGPRGDATKAAPGTASGAVGGMGPQAAPARQAVLDAIDEVKRTLERSEATRSRLTSRSPAPGGRRLDGVFARYLDHGTNQLTWLRGTLANATALAGVASEVEDSDMALGVLRMVGPRLQAAMFGALLLATWVDFLQLADALLRDCPMCGSEKLFADLHRVQGKLTPTLADLSSGDSERIEAATTAMPVLMGELTHEFDTIRREARSAMEVGGKVMVAAQVMELLALVSTLKVSLPRPPPAAPATLGVGIVMRSGGVMAGSRLVVSAEWVEMMRGLVQAGVISLPAVSAAVRIHSGQVMMAQAHQDLPEGVREALGDSPEVRGMRVTGKAGAGMAEAPKHHVLPKEHREWFEARGFKGDMDIDQFCVRLEQAHHEAIHGGGNWKMGRMWPDEWSRRIMRALQDAEVSAGRPLTRNAILKIVGKNMKAYDIPMNFTPGRSR